From Pelmatolapia mariae isolate MD_Pm_ZW linkage group LG22, Pm_UMD_F_2, whole genome shotgun sequence, a single genomic window includes:
- the polr1h gene encoding DNA-directed RNA polymerase I subunit RPA12, giving the protein MSCFGGGSNFCPECGNVLPLPGISDVVCCPGCSFRIPVSEFSGQEICSAVVFNPVEQVAVSQDEEDSEMKGPVIDRRCSRCNKEGMIYHTRQMRSADEGQTVFFTCIHCRYQEKEDS; this is encoded by the exons ATGTCGTGTTTTGGTGGTGGTTCCAACTTCTGCCCAGAGTGTGGGAATGTTCTTCCTCTCCCAGGAATATCGGACGTAGTGTGCTGCCCCGGCTGCTCCTTTAGGATCCCTGTATCAG AGTTCTCAGGTCAGGAGATCTGTTCTGCCGTGGTGTTTAACCCTGTGGAGCAGGTGGCTGTGTCTCAGGATGAGGAGGACTCTGAAATGAAGGGTCCTGTG ATTGACAGGCGCTGCTCTCGTTGCAACAAAGAGGGTATGATTTACCATACCAGGCAGATGAGGTCTGCAGATGAAGGACAGACAGTCTTTTTCACCTGCATACACTGCAG GTATCAAGAGAAGGAGGACTCCTAA